A genomic segment from Bradyrhizobium sp. CB1015 encodes:
- a CDS encoding 2OG-Fe(II) oxygenase, whose amino-acid sequence MAIAKRVAVPDSVPDLAAHVDALDWPQITAELDSQGCAVLKNLPTPDQCRAIAALYPDDAHFRSRIVMGRHGFGRGEYKYFAYPLPDLIAQLRPALYAHLQAVANRWNEAMGIDIRYPTAHAAFLKRCHEAGQTRPTPLLLQYEAGDYNCLHQDLYGEHVFPLQVAILLSEPGRDFTGGEFVLTEQRPRMQSRAEVVPLAQGDAVAFAVHHRPVQGTRGTYRVNLRHGVSRIRSGQRHTLGVIFHDAK is encoded by the coding sequence TCCGTACCCGACCTCGCCGCGCACGTCGACGCCCTCGACTGGCCGCAGATCACCGCCGAGCTCGACTCCCAGGGCTGCGCCGTCCTGAAGAACCTGCCGACGCCGGACCAATGCCGCGCCATCGCCGCGCTCTACCCGGACGACGCCCACTTCCGCAGCCGCATCGTCATGGGCCGCCACGGCTTTGGTCGCGGCGAGTACAAGTACTTCGCCTATCCACTGCCCGATCTGATCGCGCAGCTCCGCCCGGCGCTCTACGCGCATCTTCAAGCCGTCGCCAATCGCTGGAACGAGGCGATGGGAATCGACATCCGCTATCCGACCGCACACGCGGCGTTCCTGAAGCGCTGCCACGAGGCCGGCCAGACACGGCCGACGCCGCTGCTGCTGCAATATGAGGCCGGCGACTACAATTGCCTGCACCAAGACCTCTATGGCGAGCACGTGTTCCCGCTCCAGGTTGCGATCCTGCTCTCCGAGCCCGGACGCGATTTCACTGGCGGCGAGTTCGTGCTGACCGAGCAGCGCCCGCGCATGCAGTCCCGTGCCGAGGTGGTGCCGCTGGCGCAGGGCGATGCGGTCGCCTTCGCTGTGCATCACCGCCCGGTGCAGGGGACACGCGGCACCTACCGCGTTAATCTCCGCCATGGCGTCAGCCGGATCAGGTCCGGCCAGCGCCACACGCTGGGTGTGATCTTCCACGATGCCAAATGA
- the alkB gene encoding DNA oxidative demethylase AlkB: MTGDLFDSVAEAQPSREEIADGAVLLRGFIKPIESGLIDAVRAIVAQSPFRRMMTPGGYQMSVAMTNCGERGWITDHTGYRYDPIDPRTGAPWPAMPPVFCDLARRAAEQGGFDGFAPDACLVNRYEPGTRLSLHQDKDELDYSAPIVSVSLGLPATFLFGGLARSDKPRRFRLVHGDVVVWGGASRLAYHGVAPLADGEHPLLGRKRINLTFRRTR; this comes from the coding sequence TTGACGGGTGATTTGTTCGACAGCGTCGCCGAGGCGCAGCCGTCCCGCGAGGAGATCGCCGACGGCGCCGTGCTGCTGCGCGGCTTCATCAAGCCGATCGAGAGCGGGCTGATCGACGCGGTGCGCGCCATCGTGGCGCAATCGCCGTTCCGGCGGATGATGACGCCGGGCGGCTACCAGATGTCGGTGGCGATGACCAATTGCGGCGAGCGCGGCTGGATCACCGATCACACCGGCTATCGCTACGACCCCATCGATCCGCGCACCGGTGCGCCATGGCCGGCGATGCCGCCGGTGTTCTGCGATCTGGCCCGCCGCGCGGCCGAGCAGGGCGGCTTCGACGGCTTTGCCCCCGATGCCTGCCTCGTCAACCGCTACGAGCCGGGCACGCGGCTGTCGCTGCATCAGGACAAGGACGAGCTGGACTATTCGGCGCCGATCGTCTCGGTCTCGCTCGGCTTGCCCGCGACCTTCCTGTTTGGCGGTCTTGCGCGCAGCGACAAGCCGCGCCGCTTCCGCCTCGTCCATGGCGACGTTGTGGTCTGGGGTGGGGCCAGCAGGCTCGCCTATCACGGCGTCGCGCCGCTCGCCGACGGCGAGCATCCGCTGCTCGGCCGCAAGCGGATCAATCTGACCTTCCGCAGGACGCGCTGA
- a CDS encoding MFS transporter, with translation MTTTQNSAGTGTANRTGLYLAGLQLVFTLGWTTYVIYLPKLAAEVGIAPSAVILILMLDQAIFTIADTAMGIAADKLAPHVGRLGLFVALVTAISCGAFVALPFVAGAGAAAQGWFIALIVIWSITSSALRAPPLTLLGKYRARPQVPFLAALAMLGYGVAGALSPYLGVVLREHDARLPFVISSVVLLLTALGLSRIEHDVARETAPPTPDEAAKPLGLVPVAFIIAMIALALGYQLHFAMNSAPFYLRFAAPGDLQWLMPVFWIGFNIAMFPASLVVKHRGGLVVMGAAGLFGAVAIAAAEFAGNLETLIAAQFIAGAAWGCMLMSAVSAALAIGSTGAEGKVTGLVFSALALGTFARMAAVAGGLQKIPEYAPLLHWAPVACWSVAGAGLLVIAAARLQGASGLKASAGE, from the coding sequence ATGACGACCACGCAGAACTCGGCCGGCACGGGCACGGCGAACCGCACGGGGCTTTATCTCGCAGGCCTGCAATTGGTGTTCACGCTGGGCTGGACGACCTACGTCATCTACCTGCCAAAGCTCGCCGCCGAAGTCGGCATCGCGCCGTCCGCCGTGATCCTCATCCTGATGCTGGATCAGGCGATCTTCACCATTGCCGACACTGCGATGGGAATCGCCGCCGACAAGCTCGCGCCCCATGTCGGCAGGCTCGGCCTGTTCGTCGCCCTCGTGACCGCGATCTCCTGCGGCGCCTTCGTCGCGCTGCCCTTCGTTGCCGGAGCCGGCGCGGCGGCGCAGGGCTGGTTCATCGCGCTGATCGTGATCTGGTCGATCACGTCCTCCGCGCTGCGGGCGCCGCCGCTGACCTTGCTCGGCAAATACCGCGCCAGGCCGCAGGTGCCGTTCCTCGCCGCGCTCGCCATGCTCGGCTACGGCGTCGCCGGCGCTCTCTCGCCCTATCTCGGCGTGGTGCTGCGCGAGCACGATGCGCGGTTGCCGTTCGTGATCTCCAGCGTGGTGCTGCTGCTGACCGCGCTCGGGCTGTCGCGGATCGAGCATGACGTCGCGCGCGAGACCGCACCGCCCACACCGGACGAAGCAGCAAAACCGCTCGGCCTCGTCCCAGTCGCCTTCATTATCGCGATGATCGCGCTCGCACTCGGCTACCAGCTGCACTTTGCCATGAACAGCGCGCCGTTCTATCTGCGCTTTGCAGCTCCCGGCGACCTGCAATGGCTGATGCCGGTGTTCTGGATCGGCTTCAACATCGCGATGTTTCCGGCAAGCCTCGTCGTCAAGCATCGCGGCGGCCTCGTCGTGATGGGCGCCGCCGGCCTGTTCGGTGCGGTGGCGATTGCGGCGGCCGAATTCGCCGGCAATCTCGAGACGCTGATCGCCGCGCAATTTATCGCCGGAGCCGCGTGGGGCTGCATGCTGATGAGCGCGGTCTCGGCAGCGCTCGCGATCGGTTCGACCGGCGCGGAAGGCAAGGTCACGGGCCTCGTCTTCTCGGCACTCGCCCTCGGCACCTTCGCGCGGATGGCGGCGGTTGCCGGCGGCCTGCAGAAGATACCGGAATACGCGCCGCTCCTGCACTGGGCGCCGGTCGCCTGCTGGTCGGTCGCAGGCGCCGGTCTGCTGGTGATTGCAGCAGCGCGACTGCAGGGAGCGTCCGGCCTCAAGGCTTCGGCGGGTGAATGA
- a CDS encoding thiamine pyrophosphate-dependent enzyme: MTTLTGGEAIVSGLVAHGVDTVFGLPGAQVYGLFDAFHQAQLKVIGARHEQACGYMAFGYARSSGRPGVFSVVPGPGVLNASAALLTAFGCNEPVLCVTGQVPTQFLGKGRGHLHEMPDQLATLRTYVKWAERIEHPGNAPTVVARAFQEMMSGRRGPASVEMPWDIFTQRAATVPAQVLEPMPAPQPDPDMIKQAAALVRNSKAPMIFVGSGAIEAGEEILELAEMIDAPVVAFRSGRGIVSNAHELGLTMAAAYKLWPTTDLMIAIGTRAELPASGFRWPYQPSGLKSIRIDIDPAEMRRLAADVAIVADAKAGAADLVAAVKKVGYAKSRGRREDIREATAAAQAEIQRIQPQMAYLKILREVLPANAIVTDELSQVGFASWYGFPIYQPRTFITSGYQGTLGSGFPTALGAKVANPDKPVVAITGDGGFMFGVQELATAVQFNIGVVTLVFNNNAYGNVRRDQRERFDGRVVASDLVNPDFVKLAESFGVAAARVTAPEQFKAAMEKALGHGGPVLISVEVPRDSEVSPWAFIHPPKP; this comes from the coding sequence ATGACCACCCTCACCGGCGGTGAAGCGATCGTAAGCGGCCTTGTCGCCCACGGCGTCGACACCGTGTTCGGCCTGCCCGGCGCGCAAGTGTACGGCCTGTTCGACGCCTTCCACCAGGCGCAGCTCAAGGTGATCGGCGCGCGGCACGAGCAGGCCTGCGGCTACATGGCATTCGGCTATGCACGCTCCAGCGGCCGGCCCGGCGTGTTCAGCGTGGTGCCCGGCCCGGGCGTGCTCAATGCCAGCGCGGCGCTGCTGACCGCCTTCGGCTGCAACGAGCCGGTGCTGTGCGTCACCGGCCAGGTGCCGACGCAATTTCTGGGCAAGGGCCGCGGCCACCTGCACGAAATGCCCGACCAGCTTGCGACCTTGCGCACCTATGTGAAATGGGCCGAGCGCATCGAACATCCCGGCAATGCGCCGACAGTCGTCGCGCGCGCGTTCCAGGAGATGATGTCGGGACGGCGCGGCCCCGCCTCGGTCGAGATGCCCTGGGACATCTTCACCCAGCGCGCGGCAACAGTGCCTGCGCAGGTGCTGGAGCCGATGCCGGCGCCGCAGCCCGACCCTGATATGATCAAGCAGGCGGCCGCGCTCGTCAGGAACAGCAAGGCGCCGATGATCTTCGTCGGCAGCGGCGCGATCGAAGCGGGTGAGGAGATCCTCGAGCTCGCCGAGATGATCGATGCGCCCGTGGTCGCCTTCCGCAGCGGCCGCGGCATCGTCTCCAACGCGCACGAGCTCGGACTCACCATGGCGGCGGCCTACAAACTGTGGCCGACGACCGATTTGATGATCGCCATCGGCACCCGCGCCGAGCTGCCGGCCTCCGGCTTCCGCTGGCCCTATCAACCGAGCGGCCTGAAATCCATTCGCATCGACATCGATCCGGCCGAGATGCGCCGGCTCGCCGCCGATGTTGCGATTGTCGCCGATGCCAAGGCCGGCGCGGCCGATCTCGTCGCGGCCGTGAAGAAGGTCGGCTACGCCAAGAGCCGCGGCCGGCGCGAAGACATTCGCGAAGCCACCGCGGCCGCGCAAGCCGAGATCCAGCGCATCCAGCCGCAGATGGCCTATCTCAAGATCCTGCGCGAGGTGCTGCCGGCGAACGCGATCGTCACCGATGAATTGTCGCAGGTCGGCTTCGCCTCCTGGTACGGCTTTCCGATCTACCAGCCGCGCACCTTCATCACCTCGGGATACCAGGGCACGCTCGGCTCGGGCTTCCCGACTGCGCTTGGCGCCAAGGTCGCCAATCCCGACAAGCCGGTGGTGGCCATCACCGGGGACGGCGGCTTCATGTTCGGCGTGCAGGAGCTTGCCACCGCCGTGCAGTTCAACATCGGCGTGGTGACGCTGGTGTTCAACAACAACGCCTATGGCAATGTCCGCCGCGACCAGCGCGAACGGTTCGACGGCCGCGTGGTGGCCTCCGATCTCGTCAATCCGGATTTCGTCAAGCTCGCGGAGTCCTTTGGCGTGGCCGCGGCGCGCGTCACCGCGCCGGAGCAGTTCAAGGCGGCGATGGAGAAGGCGCTCGGCCACGGCGGGCCGGTGCTGATTTCCGTCGAGGTGCCCAGGGATTCCGAAGTCAGCCCCTGGGCCTTCATTCACCCGCCGAAGCCTTGA
- a CDS encoding fumarylacetoacetate hydrolase family protein: MKLPRLATYSVKGDISYGAVLEGGIVDLSARHARDYPTLREVIAAGKLISFAEEAAGRAPDHAFTEITWLPPIPAPEKIICIGVNYPDRNAEYRDGQEAPKYPSMFMRSPRSFVGHDTPLVRPRASAQLDYEGEIVLVIGKQGRHIPESTALDHIAALTLCNEGSVRDWLRHAKFNVTQGKNFDSSGSLGPWLVPYTREAQIADIRLTTHVNGELRQDDRTSRLIFPFRYLLNYISTFATLVPGDIIVTGTPTGAGARFDPPRYLKPGDVVEVEAEGIGRLRNGVIDEA, encoded by the coding sequence ATGAAGCTGCCTCGTCTCGCCACCTATTCCGTCAAGGGTGACATCAGCTATGGCGCCGTCCTGGAGGGCGGCATCGTCGATCTCTCCGCGCGTCATGCGAGAGACTATCCCACGCTGCGCGAGGTGATCGCTGCGGGCAAGCTCATCAGCTTTGCCGAAGAGGCGGCCGGCCGCGCGCCGGATCACGCGTTCACTGAGATCACCTGGTTGCCGCCGATCCCCGCGCCGGAAAAGATCATATGCATCGGCGTCAACTATCCCGATCGTAACGCCGAGTACAGGGATGGACAGGAGGCGCCGAAATATCCGAGCATGTTCATGCGCTCGCCCCGCTCCTTCGTCGGCCACGACACGCCGCTGGTGCGCCCGCGCGCATCGGCGCAGCTCGATTACGAAGGCGAGATCGTGCTGGTGATCGGCAAGCAAGGCCGGCATATACCCGAAAGCACCGCGCTCGACCACATCGCCGCGCTCACGCTCTGCAACGAGGGCTCGGTGCGCGACTGGCTGCGTCACGCCAAGTTCAACGTGACGCAAGGCAAGAACTTCGATTCCAGCGGCAGCCTCGGTCCGTGGCTGGTGCCCTACACGCGGGAAGCGCAGATCGCGGACATCAGGCTCACCACGCATGTCAACGGCGAACTCAGGCAGGACGATCGCACCAGCCGGCTGATATTTCCGTTCCGCTATCTCCTGAACTATATCTCGACCTTCGCAACCCTGGTCCCCGGCGATATCATCGTCACGGGCACGCCGACCGGCGCAGGCGCGCGGTTCGATCCGCCGCGATATTTGAAGCCCGGCGACGTCGTCGAGGTCGAGGCCGAGGGGATCGGTCGCTTGCGCAACGGCGTGATCGACGAAGCCTGA
- the hpaD gene encoding 3,4-dihydroxyphenylacetate 2,3-dioxygenase, which produces MPVPQHIFEPPFNIIRSSHVVLDVTDLKLSREFYETIVGLHVEDFDDNAVYLRAAEEHQHHSLVLRKAAVPACARLGFKVGNDKDLDKAAAFLSENGLSYAFVDQPFQGRTLQFTDPFGFQIELYAAMERRPHLLRRYDLYRGCHPQRLDHFNVFAAEVQDTMEFYARLGFRLTEYAEEDGPNGRIAAAWMHRKGNVHDFAITNGKGPRLHHFAYWTPTAMNIIHLCDVMASQGFVKNIERGPGRHGISNAFFLYVRDPDGHRLELYTSDYFTGDHDHEPLRWSLRDPRRQTLWGAPAPRSWFEQGSPFTGQAVREPKFVADVLVAD; this is translated from the coding sequence ATGCCGGTACCGCAACACATCTTCGAGCCGCCGTTCAACATCATCCGCTCCAGCCACGTCGTGCTCGACGTCACCGATTTGAAGCTGAGCCGGGAGTTCTACGAGACCATTGTCGGCCTCCATGTCGAGGATTTCGACGACAACGCCGTCTACCTGCGCGCGGCCGAGGAGCACCAGCATCACTCGCTGGTGCTACGCAAGGCCGCGGTGCCGGCTTGCGCCCGGCTCGGCTTCAAGGTCGGCAACGACAAGGACCTCGACAAGGCCGCCGCGTTCCTGTCCGAGAACGGCCTTTCCTACGCCTTCGTCGATCAGCCGTTCCAGGGCCGCACGCTGCAATTCACCGACCCCTTCGGCTTTCAGATCGAGCTCTACGCGGCCATGGAGCGGCGGCCGCATCTCTTGCGCCGCTACGACCTCTATCGGGGCTGCCACCCACAGCGGCTCGACCATTTTAACGTCTTCGCGGCCGAAGTGCAGGACACGATGGAATTCTACGCCCGGCTCGGCTTCCGCCTCACCGAATACGCCGAAGAGGACGGGCCGAACGGGCGCATCGCCGCGGCCTGGATGCATCGCAAGGGCAACGTCCACGATTTCGCGATCACCAACGGCAAGGGCCCGCGGCTGCACCACTTCGCTTACTGGACGCCGACCGCGATGAACATCATCCATCTCTGCGACGTCATGGCTTCGCAGGGCTTCGTGAAGAACATCGAACGCGGCCCGGGGCGCCATGGCATCTCGAACGCGTTCTTCCTCTATGTGCGCGATCCCGACGGACACCGCCTCGAACTCTACACCAGCGATTACTTCACGGGGGATCACGATCACGAGCCGCTGCGCTGGTCGCTGCGCGATCCGCGCCGCCAGACGCTGTGGGGCGCCCCTGCTCCGCGTTCCTGGTTCGAACAGGGCTCGCCGTTCACGGGGCAAGCCGTGCGCGAGCCGAAATTCGTGGCCGATGTGCTGGTGGCGGACTGA
- the hpaE gene encoding 5-carboxymethyl-2-hydroxymuconate semialdehyde dehydrogenase codes for MDKPAPKADLFQANRDRLAPLLKTLRADGIGHMIDGKTVASISGDIFETRSPVDGAVLASVARGNAEDIDAAATAAALAFKSWRDMGPAMRRKLLHRVADAIEDNADDIAVLECIDTGQAYRFMAKAAIRAAENFRFFADKCSEARDGLNTPSDEHWNVSTRVPIGPVGVITPWNTPFMLSTWKIAPALAAGCTVVHKPAEWSPVTASILAKLVKEAGVPDGVLNTVHGFGEEAGKALTEHPAIKAIGFVGESATGSAIMKQGAPTLKRVHFELGGKNPVIVFDDADLDRALDAVVFMIYSLNGERCTSSSRLLIQQSIAKEFVEKLTARVKALKVGHPLDPSTEIGPLIHERHLAKVCSYFDVARQDGATIAVGGKPYDGPGGGHYVEPTLVTGAHGKMRVAQEEVFGPFLTVLPFRDEADAIEIANDIRYGLTGYVWTNDVGRALRVADALEAGMIWLNSENVRHLPTPFGGMKASGIGRDGGDYSFDFYMETKHVSLARGTHKIQKLGI; via the coding sequence ATGGATAAGCCCGCGCCGAAAGCCGATCTGTTCCAGGCCAACCGCGACCGCCTCGCGCCGCTGCTGAAGACTCTGCGCGCGGACGGTATCGGCCACATGATCGACGGCAAGACCGTCGCCTCGATCTCGGGCGACATCTTCGAGACCAGGTCGCCGGTCGATGGTGCCGTGCTCGCCAGCGTCGCGCGGGGCAATGCCGAGGATATCGACGCGGCGGCGACTGCGGCTGCGCTCGCGTTCAAGTCCTGGCGCGACATGGGGCCGGCGATGCGACGTAAGCTGCTGCATCGGGTGGCCGACGCGATCGAGGACAATGCCGACGACATCGCGGTGCTCGAATGCATCGACACCGGCCAAGCCTATCGCTTCATGGCCAAGGCCGCCATCCGCGCCGCCGAGAATTTCCGCTTCTTCGCCGACAAATGCAGCGAGGCCCGCGACGGCCTCAATACGCCGAGCGACGAGCATTGGAACGTCTCCACGCGCGTGCCGATCGGCCCCGTCGGCGTGATCACGCCGTGGAACACGCCGTTCATGCTCTCGACCTGGAAGATCGCCCCTGCCCTGGCGGCCGGCTGCACGGTCGTGCACAAGCCGGCCGAATGGTCGCCGGTGACGGCCTCCATTCTGGCCAAGCTCGTCAAGGAAGCCGGCGTGCCCGACGGCGTGCTCAACACCGTGCACGGCTTCGGCGAGGAAGCGGGCAAGGCGCTGACCGAGCATCCCGCCATCAAGGCGATCGGCTTCGTCGGCGAGAGCGCGACCGGATCGGCCATCATGAAGCAGGGTGCGCCCACGCTGAAGCGCGTGCATTTCGAGCTCGGCGGCAAGAACCCGGTGATCGTGTTCGACGACGCCGATCTCGACCGCGCGCTCGATGCCGTCGTGTTCATGATCTACTCGCTCAACGGCGAGCGCTGCACCTCATCGAGCCGACTGCTGATCCAGCAGAGCATCGCGAAAGAATTCGTGGAGAAGCTGACCGCGCGCGTGAAGGCGCTGAAGGTCGGCCATCCCCTCGATCCCTCAACCGAGATCGGGCCGCTGATCCACGAGCGGCATCTGGCAAAGGTGTGCTCCTATTTCGACGTCGCGCGCCAGGACGGCGCGACCATTGCGGTCGGCGGCAAGCCTTATGACGGGCCGGGCGGCGGGCATTATGTCGAGCCGACGCTGGTCACCGGGGCGCACGGCAAGATGCGCGTGGCGCAGGAGGAGGTGTTCGGGCCGTTCCTGACCGTGCTGCCCTTCCGAGACGAGGCGGACGCAATCGAGATCGCCAACGACATCCGCTATGGCCTCACCGGCTACGTCTGGACCAACGACGTCGGCCGCGCTTTGCGCGTTGCCGACGCGCTGGAGGCCGGCATGATCTGGCTGAACTCGGAGAACGTCCGCCATCTGCCGACGCCGTTCGGCGGCATGAAGGCTAGCGGCATCGGCCGCGACGGCGGCGATTACTCGTTCGACTTCTACATGGAAACCAAGCACGTCTCGCTGGCGCGGGGCACGCACAAGATTCAGAAGCTGGGAATTTAA
- a CDS encoding 5-carboxymethyl-2-hydroxymuconate Delta-isomerase → MPHFTIEYSANLDGRLDIAAVCEVVRKAASETGIFPLGGIRVRAIRCEHYAIADARQDYSFLDMVLRIGEGRDLPTRQKAGEHVFQALSRHLDPVFAASKFALSFDMQINDKDTSWKRNNIHDALKAEAVHG, encoded by the coding sequence ATGCCGCATTTCACCATCGAATATTCGGCCAATCTCGACGGCCGCCTCGACATCGCCGCGGTGTGCGAGGTCGTGCGCAAGGCGGCGAGCGAGACCGGCATCTTCCCGCTCGGCGGCATCCGCGTTCGTGCCATCCGCTGCGAGCACTATGCGATTGCGGATGCGCGGCAGGACTACAGTTTTCTCGACATGGTGCTGCGCATCGGCGAGGGCCGCGACCTTCCCACCCGTCAGAAAGCCGGCGAGCACGTCTTCCAGGCGCTCTCAAGACATCTCGATCCCGTCTTCGCCGCCAGCAAGTTCGCTCTGTCGTTCGACATGCAGATCAACGACAAGGACACCAGCTGGAAGCGCAACAACATTCACGACGCCCTGAAAGCGGAGGCCGTTCATGGATAA
- the hpaR gene encoding homoprotocatechuate degradation operon regulator HpaR produces MTKKSADPANGHPPAARQVPMRDFSRSLPMSLLRAREAVMRQFRPSLREHGLTEQQWRILRALAAIEAVEVTELARTAFLLGPSLSRILRDLEARNLIERKTAKADQRRSMVSISKEGLKLMASVAPTSEAIYAEITRRFGARKLAELQEMLGELERSLAGLGSTDDTLAEG; encoded by the coding sequence ATGACGAAGAAATCCGCCGATCCCGCCAACGGTCACCCGCCTGCCGCACGCCAGGTGCCGATGCGCGATTTCTCGCGCTCGCTGCCGATGTCGCTGCTGCGGGCCCGGGAAGCGGTGATGCGGCAGTTTCGTCCCTCGCTGCGCGAGCACGGCCTGACCGAGCAGCAATGGCGCATTCTGCGGGCGCTGGCGGCGATCGAGGCGGTCGAGGTCACGGAACTCGCGCGCACCGCGTTCCTGCTCGGGCCGAGCCTGTCGCGCATCCTGCGCGATCTCGAGGCCCGCAACCTGATCGAGCGCAAGACCGCGAAAGCCGACCAGCGCCGCAGCATGGTCTCGATCTCGAAGGAGGGGCTGAAGCTGATGGCGTCGGTCGCGCCGACGTCGGAGGCGATCTATGCCGAGATCACGCGGCGCTTTGGCGCGCGCAAGCTCGCCGAATTGCAGGAGATGCTCGGCGAGCTCGAACGGAGCCTTGCGGGGCTCGGAAGCACGGATGATACCCTCGCGGAGGGATGA
- a CDS encoding HpcH/HpaI aldolase/citrate lyase family protein, which yields MANRVKEIWKSGKAVVNAWLAIPSGFSAEMIAQCGFDSVTVDMQHGVQDYLSMVQCFQAMDKHPITPMVRVPWNEPGIIGKVLDGGAYGVICPMVNTPQEARNLVSYSKYPPKGVRSNGPIRAGMYGTAGSYQKTANDEIVLLPMMETRTAVENMEAILDVEGIDGVYIGPSDLGFSYGLEPKLDRSEPEILAIYEKIIKECGKRGLNPGIHCSGAEGAARAINMGFKLVTLSNEVGLMTTYAKMQVNATRKDSGGKA from the coding sequence GTGGCCAATAGAGTCAAAGAGATCTGGAAGTCGGGCAAGGCGGTCGTCAACGCGTGGCTTGCCATACCCTCCGGCTTCTCGGCCGAGATGATCGCGCAATGCGGCTTCGACAGCGTCACGGTCGACATGCAGCACGGCGTGCAGGACTATCTCTCGATGGTGCAGTGCTTCCAGGCCATGGACAAGCATCCGATCACCCCGATGGTCCGCGTGCCCTGGAACGAGCCCGGCATCATCGGCAAGGTGCTCGACGGCGGCGCCTATGGCGTGATCTGCCCGATGGTCAATACGCCGCAGGAAGCCCGGAACCTGGTCTCCTATTCGAAATATCCGCCCAAGGGCGTGCGCTCAAACGGCCCGATCCGCGCCGGCATGTACGGCACCGCGGGCTCCTATCAGAAGACGGCCAACGACGAGATCGTGCTGCTGCCGATGATGGAGACGCGGACCGCGGTCGAGAACATGGAAGCGATCCTCGACGTCGAAGGCATCGACGGCGTCTATATCGGCCCGTCCGATCTCGGCTTCTCCTACGGTCTCGAGCCCAAGCTCGACCGCAGCGAGCCCGAGATCCTTGCGATCTACGAGAAGATCATCAAGGAGTGCGGCAAGCGCGGCCTCAACCCGGGCATCCATTGCAGCGGCGCCGAAGGCGCAGCGCGCGCCATCAACATGGGCTTCAAGCTGGTGACGCTATCGAACGAGGTCGGCCTGATGACGACCTACGCCAAGATGCAGGTGAACGCGACCCGCAAGGATTCGGGCGGCAAGGCGTAA